A segment of the Brevibacterium zhoupengii genome:
GGAGATGATCGGTGCGCGGGATGCTGCGCCGCGGATCCGTGTCGACCAAGACTGCGTTCTCCTTCACTGCGGTCGGGCCCTGCTGCGGACGCGAACTCCGAGGTATCAGGTGCCGCGACGGCGACGATGCTGGTGGCGGAGGCGGACGGGAATCGAACCCGCCAGACCGAGATACTCGGTCTCACCGGTTTTGAAGACCGGGGAGCCCACCAGGACTCGGACGCCTCCGTGAAGAATCCTACCGTGGAAGGTGGGGGTCCTACCTTCCACATCAGGAGTCGCCCACTCATTGCCGCTGTTGCGAGACTGAGGTCATCGAGACAGAGATGGTGCTTCATGACGTGATCTGAAGTGCCGCTTCCAGATCTTCTAGGAGGTCGGACGAGTCTTCGATTCCCACAGACAGGCGGATGGTGCCTGGCAGAATTCCGAGTTGCCGGCGCTGCCCTTCCGACACAGTCGAATGTGAGGTCTTACTTGGCAGGCATGCAAGCGATTCGACACTGCCCAAGCTTGAAGCTTCGTGAATGACGCTGAGATCGGCAACCAACCGTGCCGCGCGATCGTCGCCGCCGCTGACCCGGAACGTGACGATGGCTGCGCCCTTCAGTCCCAGCTCGTCAGCGAGATTCCTATCAGCATAGGAGCTGGTCGTGGGATGTGTAACGGCCTCTACTCCAGTTGCGGATTCGAGATGATCAGCGATGATCTCTGCGTTCAAACATGCTCGCTCGGTTCTGATGACCAGGGTCTTCAAACCACGGTCCAGCAGAGCGGCTCCCTGTGGAAGAAGAGTGCTTCCAAAGACCACCGACGACTGACGAACAGCATCGATCGTCTCCTTGTCCCCGGAGGCCACACCCGCGGTAACATCCGAGTGCCCGTTGAGGTATTTGGTTGCCGAATGCAGTACAACATCGAAGCCGCGTTCCAAGGGCTTGAGCATCGGCGGTGGGGTGAAGGTTGCGTCGACGACGGCTTTCGCTCCCACATCATGCGCGAGTGAGGCCAGCGCGGTGAGATTCGCCAGGCGCAGCATCGGATTCGACAGGGACTCGACGAAGAGGAGGGCAGGAGATTCGGCGAGTTCGCGTTTCCACCCGGCCAAGTCATCCACGGCTACAAAGCGGACTGTGCGCCCGAAGTCGGAAAACTGCTGACGCAGGAATTCCGATGTCTCTCCGTAGAGCTCTTCGGCAGCAACCAGGGTTCCCCCTGGCGGGACCAATGACAGCAATGTCGTGGTGATGGCAGCCATGCCCGAGGAGAACAGAACCGCATTCTCAGCCCCTTCGAGGGCAGCGATCTTCTCTTCGACTGAATCGACAGTCGGGTTTCGGTTTCGGCTGTAATACCAGGACCTCTCACCGCCGGTTTCCTGGATGTCACGATAGTCATCGTCATCAAGATCGAAATTCACCGATGTATAGATCGCATCCACGATCGGCCTTGGTCCGGAACCGGCGAAGCGCCGCCCCTGGGATACGGCAGTTGTCGACATTTCGAATTGTGGTCGGATCTGCTTCATTCTTCTTCCCTGCTGGAGTACGAAAATTCGCGAAAGGTGATTCAGCGATTTCTACGGACCAGTAGTGTGTCAAGGAGGGAAGTCACGGTCACCGCCATCGTCGGAAGTGATTGAACGACCGCCCACTGGGGACTCCGATCGTGTCCGATCCTACCGCGCCAGGTGAGGATCCTGTCGCCCGGATCTGCGCGTATGGGCAGTGCTAAGCTGATTTCGGAGACGCACCGAGGTCATCCGATGTCGAGGGAGACATCTATGCCGATCGGCTATATCATCACCATTGTCATCATCGGGGTATGCACATTCACTGCCCTGATCAGGGCCACACGGCTCGGAATTCTCGCTTTCTATGTCAGCGTGGTCATCAACGAAATCCCGCATCTGGCTGCACTCTTCCTCGTGCTGTCCACTGCGCTGGCCCTGGTCGAGGGAGACCTGCAGGGAACCGGCGGCACGATACTTCTCATCATCGCCGCGTTCGAGCTTGTGGGCCTGCTCGAACTGACCAGGCGGTCGATCCGCGCCCATGCGGTGGTCAACACGGTTGCGGCCGATCACGGGGCCACGATCGGCGGTGGTGGTGTTCGACTCTGGCTGCGGCCACTCGTCTTTCCCGTACCTCGCCGGCCCGGAAACGTCACACGAATCGGCGGTCTGTCCTACGGCGAGCATCCCAAACAACGTCTCGATGTCTATCGGCACAGGAACAGCGAGCGCACTGGCCCCGTTCTCGTCTATTTCCACGGTGGTGGCTATTCGTCGGGAACCAATCGGAACGAAGGACGGGTACTGCTGCACCGTCTGGCCGCCCAAGGATGGACGTGTATCAGCGCGAATTATCGCCTGCGCCCGGAAGCAGGATTCGACGACCACCTCGCCGACGCACGCTCGGTGCTCCAGTGGGCTCACAGCAACGCCGGCATCCACGGCGGAGACGTCTCGAAGATCGTCATGGCCGGCAGCTCTGCAGGTGCGCACATGACCGCGTTGACGGTGCTCACTCCCCCGAAGCCTCTTTCGCCTCCTCCTTACTCGACGTCGTGCTCAGAGTCAGCCGACGCCGAGGTGGTTCCCCCGATCGCTGCTGCCGTGTGCCTGTACCCGTGGATCGGCCGGTACTTCGGTCGGAGCGAGGACGAGAGCCAACCGTCGACGCCCCTGGCCCTCGACCCCTCGAATGCACCGCCCATGTTCATCGCCCATGTTCATCGCCCACGGCGATCACGATTCCTGGGTTCCGATCGAAGCGGCTCGAGAGTTCCACAAGCATGTGCGCGCAGGGTCATCGAACGCGACCTGGTATGTCGAACTGCCCGGTGCCCAGCATGCCTTCGACGCTCTGCATTCCTGGCGCAATGCCTCCATCGTCGAAGGGATCGTCGCGTTCCTGCGTCCCATCGGCGATCTCGCTGAACCGGCCGATTCATCACGATGAAAGGACACTTCATGTCGGACTTCACCTGGGATCCCGACACCTACCTCGACGTCATGGCAGAGGAGATCCCCGACTACCGGCGGCTGCAGGCCGAACTTGCCGCAGCCGTCGCCACGGCGGATCCGCGCACAATCCTCGACCTCGGCGTGGGCAGCGGGCTCACGGCTCATCGGGTCCTCGAGTCGCTGCCGGAAGCGCATATCCACGGCATCGACGAGAGCGAAGAGATGCTGACAGGTGCCGCGCAGGTTCTCGATCCCAATCGCAGCACGCTCAGCCACGGGCGGTTGCAGGATCCGCTGCCCAACGGTCCCTTCGACCTCGTCATGTCGACCCTTGCGGTGCATCACCTCGACGGAGAGGGGAAGGCCGATCTGTTCTCACGGATCGCACGGGTTCTCGTCGCCGGCGGCCGGTTCGTCCTCGCCGATCTCATCGTCCCAGCCGATCCGGCAGATGTGGTCACGCCAATCGACGGGGTCATTGATGTGCCGAGCTCGCTCGCTGACCAGCTGGAATGGCTGAGCGCGGCGGGATTCTCCACTCGAGTGACCTGGCAGCACCGAGACCTTGCGGTAGTAGCAGCAGACATGGTCGATTGACAGACGGTGCACCCTTCACACCCGCTTTCACTCTTCTGACCGAGTTCACTCAGGGTTTGCTCAGGTGTTGTCATGGTCGACTTAGGCTAGCCGGGTCTCCCCGCTGTCTTTCCAGAAAGACCCCATGTCTTCACGCATCCTGCCTTCGTCGAGTAATGCCGCGTTCACCAGGTCATTCGTTCTCGTTCTCGCAGTGATCGCTGCACTCCTCGCTCCGGGGACGATGGGGCCGGGCGGACTCCTGGCCACCTCGGTGCCGGCGAGCGCTGCCCCGCCCAGCGATGAGGATCTGGGCAAAGACGGGTCGGTCCTCCGCTCCTCCGAGACGAAGCGGGTCGCACCGGGCCTCGAGGTCACGGACTTCTCGCGTCTTGAGGACGGCGGCTGGAACAACGGAAACGTTCTCACCGCCGATCTCACCACGGACTCCCTGTCCCTCGACGTCCGCGACACCGGCACGGTCGCCGGCCACGCCACCACGAGCGAGATCATGAAGGGCGGCAAGAACGGTGCGAAGGCAGTCGCAGCGGTCAACGGCACGTTCTTCGATATCAATCACTCCTATGCCCCCATCTACACCTCGGTGAGCAGGAACGGAATGCGGATCGGCTCTCAGACTCCCAAACCGGCGTTCACCCTCGCCGACAAGAAGGCCGCCGTGACGATGCTCTCGGCGGCTGGCACACTGACCGCCGACGGGGAGGAGAAAGACCTCGGTGGGCTGAACAATCCGAACCTGTCGAGCGATGCGATCGGCGTCTACAACGAAGCCTGGGGTGACTACTCCCTCAACCGGCCGGTCGGCGGACCCGATGTGATGGCAGAGGAGATCGCACGGGTCACCGTCGTCGACGGCACCGTCACGAAGTCCTCCGGAATGATCGAGGAGGCCGGGGATCCGGACGTTCCCGAGAACGGTCAGGTCCTCCTCGGACGTGACTCCGGAGCGAAGACTCTGTCTGAGTTCGAGGTCGGCGACGAGGTGGAGATCGAGATCGGCCCCAGCGAGGACGTCGACCTGGGCATCGGGGGAAGCCACCAGGTCCTCAAGGACGGCGAAGTCCCCGATATGGGCAAGGACAGCTTGGTGACCACCGCGCATCCGCGCACAGCCGTAGGCATCAGCAAGGATGGATCCGAACTGTTCGTGACCACGATCGACGGCCGCAGCGAATCATCGGGCGGAATGAGCCTCGACGATATGGGCGAGTTCTTCTCCGACATCGGCGCTCACAACGCCATCAATCTCGATGGCGGCGGATCGACGACGATGCTGGCACGCGAAGCCGGAGCAGATGCGCCCGCGCTGCAGAATGACCCCTCCGATGGAGAGGAACGCTCGGTCGGCAATGCCCTCGTCTTCTACTCCGATGCGCCGGCACAGACCATCAACGACGCGCAGATCGAGCCCGACGTCGAGGGCGAGAGCTCGGTGTTCAAGGGACTCCACCGCAGTCTCACAGGCACGGCCCTGGGCGCGAACCTCGAACCGATCGCCGCTTCAGGTTCCTTCTCTGCCGAAGGTGGCGTCTCGCTCGCCGATGCGGATGAGGACACCGCTCGTGTGGCCGGCGACTCGACAGGGACCGGACGGGTCTCCTATCAAGTCGGCGGTCACACTGCGCGGCAGGAGCTGCGGGTGCTGGGTGAGGCCATCGGCCTGCAGCCGAGCACTCGCGCGATCAACCTCGAGAAGACGGGGGCGAGCGAGAAGGTGCGCGTCCAGGGCTTCGATTCTGAGGGCCGACGCGCGCTCATCGAGCCACGGGACATCGATATCGAGACTTCGGAGGGGCTCTCGACTGAGGACGACGGAACTGGCGGCTTCGTCGTCACTGCCGAAGGCGATTCGCCCACGGGTTCGATCGCACTCACCGTGGGTGAGGCCACGACGACCATCCCGGTGACGGTCGGCACGGAATCCACCGAAGTGCTCGACTTCTCCGACCTCTCCGCGTTCACTGACGCCTCGGACCGCGCGACAGGCTCCTTCACAGCAGGTGAGCCCACCGATGACGGCAAGCCGAGCATCGACCTCTCCTATGACTTCACCACCTCCTCGGCGACCAGAGGCTACTACCTCGTCCCGAAGGAACCGGTGCCGATCGAGGGCAACACTCTGGCCTTCGAGATGATGATCCGCGGCGATGGTTCCGGTGCCTGGCCCCGACTGCAGGTGAAGACCGCCGACGGGACGACGACGAACATCGACGGGGACCATCTCACCTTCGACGGCTGGCAGAAGGTGCGCTTCACCGTGCCCGCCGGCCTCTCACAGCCACTGAGCCTCGAGCGGATCCGCTTCATGGAGACTCGATCGGCCGAGAAGTACATGGGCGAGATCTCGATCGCCGACCTGCGCGCGGTCTCCACCCCTCAGACCGATGACCCGACGACGCAGGCAATCCACGATCCGGCCCTGCTGAGCACCGGCTCCGTCACGGGCCGACCCCAGCAGGTCGCTGTGATGAGCGATGCCCAGTTCGTCGCCACAGATCCCGACTCAGGATCGGTCGAGGGCGCGCGGCGGACCTTGCGTGAGATCCGCAGGGCCGACCCGGATCTTCTCGTCATCAACGGCGATTTCGTCGATGAGGCCTCACCTGCCGACTTCGAGCTCGCCGAGTCGATCATCGCCGACGAGTGGACCGAGGACATCCCCTACATCTACGTCCCCGGCAACCACGAGATCATGGGCGGCGAGATCGAGAACTTCGAATCCGCGTTCGGATCACCGACGACTGCCAGGACCGTCGGTCGCACGAAGGTGCTCACCTTGAATTCCTCGGCCGGGTCCCTGCACGGCAGCGACAGCGAGCAGCTTCGTGCACTTGAGGATGCCCTCGCCGAGGTGGATGAGAGTGATCATCTCACCGGCATCACCGTGTTCTTCCACCATCCTCCGCAGGATCCGCTGCCGTCGAAGACGAGCCAGCTCGGCGACCGTCGTGAGGCCGCGGAGTTGGAGAAGAAGCTCGGCGAATTCCGGGAGAGCAGCGGAAAGTCTGCCGCGGTGATCAACGGCCACGTCGGAGTCTTCCACGGGGCTGCAGTCGAAGGAGTCTCGTACCTCATCAACGGCAATTCAGGGAAGAATCCGGCGGGCACGCCTGCCACCGGCGGATTCACCGGATGGACGATGCTCGGCATCGACCCCGGAGTGGGTGAGGTCGGAGATAATCCGAGCACCGCCGACCGCGTGGGTTGGCTGGCCGCAGAGACGAGGCCGCAGGTGGACTCCATCTCCGTCGATGCACCGACATCGATGGTGACCGGACAGTCAGCCGATATCTCCGCCGAGTTCACCCAGGGTGAGCGCACAGTGCCCGTCGGCTGGCCGGCAACGGCACAGTGGGGCGGAGACGGTGTCGTCATCGATGCCGGCGCCGAGGCGGATATGCAGAAGGCGACAGGAGCGAAGGTGCACGCCGAGGCGGCTGGATCCTCGGCACCCGAGGCAGCCTCCGAGGTGATCCGGATCAATCCGGCCACTGGAGAGATCACCGCCGAGAACCCCGGCACCGCAGTCGTTGAGGTGACTGTCAACGGCAAGACCGCGAAGACCACGGTCGAGGTCGCCGGAGACGGACCGCCTACCGGTCCAGGCGATGACAAAGGTGATGAAGACGCCGAAGGGTCTGACAACGGAGCCGATGAGGACGGGGCTTCCGCAGGGTCAGAAGACGGCACATCTGCTGCGTCGGACGCGTCGGATGACGGCGGCGACGAGGCGAACGGTTCGGGCAGTGCGGACAGCTCGGACTCTGAAGTGTCTGCTGGCGGCTCGGATGACGGCAGCTCATCCGACGATGGCTCCGATCAATCCGGCAACAGGGACGGTTCGGCGAGTGATGGCTCCGCGGCGAGCGGCAACGCCGATCCAGGGTCGAATTCGGACGGTTCGGGCGACGGAGGCGGAGATCTGCCGAGAACCGGCGGACCGGTGCTGCTGACGGCCGCTGTGGGCGCTCTGCTGGTCATCGGCGGACTCGTCATTGCGAGGTTCGCCCGTGCCCGCCTCGGCGGTCGGTCGGGGAACCGCCACTGATGGATCGTCGGTGCTGCCTCGGCGATCAGGCAGCGCCCGATCATGGTCGAATGAGCACCTGTAGCACTGGTCTCACCTCGGTGTTAGTCTCGCGGTATGACTGCCACCCAGGAACGTCTGACCTCATTCGCCCACGGCGGAGGCTGTGCCTGCAAGATCCCGCCCGGCGAGCTCGAAGAGGCGGTCAAGGGCCTGACCGGCCAGCCCGGTGCCGATGTCCTCGTCGGCCTCGACGACGGGGATGATGCCTCTGCCGTCCGGGTCCGCGACGACCTCGCGGTGCTCTCGACAGCCGACTTCTTCACCCCTGTCGTCGACGATGCCTACGACTGGGGTCGGATAGCGGCGGCGAACGCCCTGTCCGATATCTACGCAATGGGCGGGACGCCGATCACGGCGATCAACCTCGTCGGCTGGCCGCGCGAGAAACTGCCGATGGAACTGCTCACCGAAGTTCTTCGCGGAGGCCTCGACGTCGCCGCCCAGGCGAAGTGCCCCGTCGCCGGTGGGCATTCGATCGACGATCCCGAACCGAAGTACGGCATGGCCGTGACCGGCATCGCCCGTCCCGATGAGCTGATGCGCAATGATTCCGCCGAGGTGGGCCTGCCGTTGACACTGACCAAACCGATCGGCGTCGGCATCCTCAACAACCGGCACAAGCAGACCGGCGAATACTTCGCCGAGGCCGTCGCGACGATGACCGCGCTCAACCGCGACGCTGCGCAGGCGGCAGTGGCTGCAGGTGTACGCGCGGCCACCGATGTCACCGGCTTCGGGTTGCTCGGCCACCTGTTCAAAATGTGCCGTGCATCAGGCGTCGGTGCGGTCATCGACGCGGCCGCGGTCCCCCGCCTCGGCGGAGTCGATCAGTCGATCGCCGACGGGTACGTCTCCGGCGGAACTCGTCGGAACCTCGACTGGGTGCGTCCCAGCCTCACCGCCGACGACTCAGTGAGCGAGGATGACCTGCTCCTCCTCGCCGATGCCCAGACCTCGGGCGGACTGCTGGTCGTCGGCGAGATCCCGGGACAGCCGATCATCGGTGAGATCGTCGTCGGCTCGGGTGTGCACGTGCGGTGAAGTTGGCACGTCACTTCGTCGTCGTGGTGGCGGTAGCAAGCAGTGCCGAGGGGTGGACCTCAGCGTGCAGAATCGGGCTTCGGCCTGAACCGTTCGTGAGCAGCTGTGAGTAGATCGACCAGCTCCCACCGGCCCACTTCCAGCGGCTGGTTGAGAACGATCCTCTCCCCCTGAATTTCACGCGTGAGGAATGAACGGCGCGTCGACCGCCTCCCTGATCCCGAAGCGAACGCAACATTGACAGCGGGGAAGGACGGGGATTCCGGGCGATTGCCGAAACTCGCTGTTGTCACGCTGTCGACTACCGACCACGTCGCATGGTGCACGGTCTCTTCCCCGCTCTGTCCGTCGCGAATGAGTTCGAGGCTCTCCGGTGTGAGCTCGAGACGGTAGTCCTGCTGATGACGTCTGACGATGAGCATCGGGGACACCAAACCGAAGAGGATCAAGAGCACGACTGCGCACAGTGCTACGAATCCGTCGGCGCCCAACACCAGAACGAGCAGTCCGAGCAGACCCAGCGCCACGCTGCCGATGAGACGTCCGGTGTATGCGCCGGAGGACGCGCGGCCGATGACAAGCCGACCGTTCTTCTCGATGGACTCCAGTCGTATCGCGACTCTCTCACCCTGCGAGGCCCCTGCGGGGAAAATCAGTGATGACTCGTCCGCGGACTGCCGATACCCCGGCGTCTCATCGCTGCCCGTCATGTCTTCCATAAGCGCCCCATGAGTCCAGACTACGACAGATGTGCGGGGCTTCACGCTGAAACAAGATCAATGACCTGGTCGACCGTGCGGGCGTGCACGTTCGTTCGTGCAGGGCCCCGCATCCACTCGGTCCGAACGACCGTCTAGGCGATTCGATCCACTCGTGTCATCCGTCCGCCGTCGGTGAGGAGCGGCAGATTCAGCGCGGCATGACGTCCTGATCCCGGAAGCGCCTGAATCCGCTCACGAAGAGCCAATAGAAGACTCCGGTCAAGAGCGCGCCGAGGAGAATCTCCCACCAGACAAATGGGTCGTGTCCCCAGCCGATCAGGTGCATGAGGATCCGGACGATGGGAACGAGTATGGTCACAACTGCGGCCTCTTTGAGACTGCGCCGGTCGGCGAGCAACTCCTTGACTGCAACCTTCATAGGTTCCACACGTTACTGCACGTGCATTATTGTGCAACATGTGTTGTCGGAAATTCCGAGCATCCCTCACCGTTGACGCCACAACGCACCACTGCGGCACGTGGTAGTGCTGCTCCCAGTGAGGAGTTCCACCCGCTGTCCGCGTCAGGGGGGGGTGCCGCTTACACCCCGGTCGTGATCGAATCGCCAGTAATTCCGCGGGCGCGACGTTCTTCGAGGCGAGCGCGCTGCGGTTCGACCACGTGGCGCGGATCCTTCGTGGATTCGATGCCGGCCTCGAGGACCCCGAATCGCGTGTACGCCGAGGCGGCTGCAAGTGCCGCACCGCTGACCGCTGAGACGGCACGTAGTGCGGCTCGAGTCTTCCAACCCGCACCCTTCCCCAGCTTCTTTGCGAACACCCTGGCCCCCACCTCGGCGGCGGCTGTTCCGATCGCACCGGCGATGAGCAGCTTCTCCGCCCGGTGGAGCTTGTGGCCGGGTTCGCCCTCTTCGAGAGGATCCACCTCGGCGGGGTGCATGCCCTTCTTCATCCGATCCATCGTGATCGCCTCTCCGGCGGCACCGACCAGAGCGAGCAGGCGTGCCGGTCCGGTCTCCCGCACGGGAGCCAGAGCCATCGCAGTGCCTCCGGCAGCCACTGCGGCCGAGGACACGAAGACGTAGGAGAGACCGTTGCGACCGGCGGCGTTCCAGGTGGGGACCGCGGTGTCGCCGAGGAGCGCTCCGGTGTACGCGGCCAGAGGAGTGGCGAAGAGTGCCGACTCGAGCGCGGCAGGAGTCTCGAAAGCATGGAGAATTCGACGCAGCGGCCCCAGCGGAAGCCGCAGACCGGTCAGCCGGTCGACTTCGATCGCGGCAAGTACTCCCGAGCCGACGCCGAATCCGGAGAGAATCCAGGTGCCCAGGCTCATGGGCGAGCTGACTTTGAACACGCGCATCATGTTGAGGAAGCGTTCGGGACGGCCGAGGTCAGCCACGAGTGCCGCTCCCCCGACACCGGTCGCGGTGATCGCCGTGAGCCTGGTGGCGATGCGCAGACCCGGGCGGTCGCTGAACTGGGCGCCGAGGCCCAAGAGGCTCGAGCCGCCGGCCAAGCCGCCGAGGAACAGGTAGAGCGCGATCTCGTCGCCCCATGGTGGAGCCTTGACGATGGCACGTCCGTAGTAAGAGGAGAATTCGACATCCTCGACCATCGGCATCTCACGGTTGCCGTCGGCCCCGCGGTTCTTCCAACCCTGACCACCGCCGCGGCCACCGGGGCGACCACCTCGGCGACGCTTCTTCCGTCCGCGATCAAGCTCAGGTGGACGGTAGGAATCGTATTCGGATGTGCTCAATGCCGGCTCCCGAGAAACGCGAGTCCGGCGGCAGCGACCATGCCGAGTGCGGCCATGCCCGCCTTGGCATACATCTGGGGCAGGTCCTTCGTCGGCACCCGCGGATCCGGCGGCAGACCATAGACCTCGGGCTCGTCGAGGATGAGGAAGACAGATCCGGTTCCGCCGACGCCGTCGTTCGGGTTGGCGCCGTAGAGTCGGGCCTCGGTCATGCCTTTCGCGTGGAGGTCGGCGACGCGGGCGTGGGCCTTGTCGACCATGTCGTCGTGGTCGCCGAACTTGATCGACTCGGTCGGGCAGGTCTGCGCACAGGCCGGAGTGTCACCTTCGACGAGGCGGTCGTAGCAGAGCGTGCACTTGTTGGCCGTGTTCTTGTTCGGCACGTCCATATCCGCGGCCTTGCGGTCATCGCGATCGGTGGGCGTATTGATCGTGCCGTCATCACGGCGTTCGATGACGCCGAAGGGGCAGCCGGCCACGCAGGTGCCGCAGCCGTTGCAGACATCGTTCTGCACGACGACCGTGTCGAATTCCGTGCGAAAGAGTGCACCCGTGGGGCACACGTCGAGGCAGCCGGCGTGGGTGCAGTGCTTGCACACGTCCGAGGACATCAGCCAGCGGAAGTCCGCTGTGTCCGGAGGCGTCGTGTCGAGTTTGGCGATGTCCTCCGGGTCGCTCGGGCTCAGGGCTCCGGGTGCCAGCAGGTCGATGCCCATCGGCGGTGTCGACGGCAGACCGCCACCCGAGGCGCCAGCCCCATTGGACCCGGACTCTGCGGCTCCGAGGGCTCCACCCAAAGGCTGTTCACCTGCGGACTCGTTCGAACGTGGTCGGATCGTCGGCATGCCGAGGTTGACGAGTTTGCGTCCGGATTCGCGGGCGGCTTCGATCCGCTCGGAATCCTGTTCGATGAAGGCGACGTGACGCCAGGTGTTGGCGCCGAGGCTGCCCGTGTTGTCGTAGGAGGAGCCGAGGAGTTCGAAGGTCCCGTCCTGCGGGTTGTTGTTCCATTCCTTGCAGGCGACCTCGCAGGCCTTGCAGCCGATGCAGATCGACGTATCGGTGAAGAACCCTTTGCGCTCGTGCGCGGAACCGTGCCAGTGCCCGTCAGCAACAGCGTCATCCTCGACAGTCGTCGACATCAGTCCTCCTCCTCGTTTCCTCTATTGTCCACCGTATCGTCGCCGGTGGGCTCGCCCTCAGGAGAAGGCGCACCCTCGCCGAGGTTGCCCTTCTGAACGCTGTCAGCATCCTCGCCGATGTAGCCACGATCCGGATCCCCGTCGGTCGGGTCCCCGTCGTCCGCGCGGTTCGCGCCCACGGTCTCGGTCCTGTTCTCGTCGATGGAATCGGCGGGTCGAAGATCGACACGACCAGTACGGTCGTCGGCACTGTCAACGACGCTGGAAGCGCCATCGTGTGCCGAACCACCGCTCGCCTCGGCGTCGTCCGATTCCCCACTGTCGGTCGCTTCGCCTC
Coding sequences within it:
- a CDS encoding 4Fe-4S dicluster domain-containing protein; translation: MSTTVEDDAVADGHWHGSAHERKGFFTDTSICIGCKACEVACKEWNNNPQDGTFELLGSSYDNTGSLGANTWRHVAFIEQDSERIEAARESGRKLVNLGMPTIRPRSNESAGEQPLGGALGAAESGSNGAGASGGGLPSTPPMGIDLLAPGALSPSDPEDIAKLDTTPPDTADFRWLMSSDVCKHCTHAGCLDVCPTGALFRTEFDTVVVQNDVCNGCGTCVAGCPFGVIERRDDGTINTPTDRDDRKAADMDVPNKNTANKCTLCYDRLVEGDTPACAQTCPTESIKFGDHDDMVDKAHARVADLHAKGMTEARLYGANPNDGVGGTGSVFLILDEPEVYGLPPDPRVPTKDLPQMYAKAGMAALGMVAAAGLAFLGSRH